In Drosophila miranda strain MSH22 chromosome Y unlocalized genomic scaffold, D.miranda_PacBio2.1 Contig_Y3_pilon, whole genome shotgun sequence, a single window of DNA contains:
- the LOC117194583 gene encoding protein regulator of cytokinesis 1-like, with protein MTDETTKNDRDAGISYEELVPTSRSSVLPVGGAQHQRNRVAVPRIRHVLVNHNSVASAANTPSKQASMWSLMFEPKTCEHFLHKLKAHADNFYTDLLTESREKQAAILDDIAALRAEASDLNRLLHETVDIGQRPDDVQLIIWQLKLDKSIEHLREELSKRRAEIGELLLQQEQLCEELSALPLPLLADPLPLPDEMDGFRDHLDNLRSQRAVRQTELDQLRKAIKHDMKMLEQMPQTDAEDRLLNDLSHNLTPETLERLRQMRSSYAEQIQELRSKIHDMREKIYVLWDRLQETDESAMRRVRECTENTQRTYDILHSELQRCQALRSQNLKTFIEQLRVEISKWWDLTLKSQQERKRFSNYYNKYYNEDLLELHELELDDLKSFYTCNKEIFDLCESRAELWSRMQAIGAKANEPNRFNNRGGQFLKGEKERKAITSKLPKIEQQITELVHAHEVQSHGPYLVYGENILELMAGEWENYRQAKQSSARKKASPTTRTGSSSKLMMPPPTAGSTAPRTCHRERSIDNGMEEDLPLNM; from the exons atgaCCGATGAGACCACTAAAAATGACCGCGATGCCGGGATCTCCTATGAAGAATTGGTGCCCACGAGTCGCTCCTCAGTGCTGCCCGTCGGCGGGGCTCAGCATCAGCGCAATCGCGTGGCTGTGCCACGAATTCGCCATGTCCTCGTAAACCACAATTCGGTGGCGTCGGCCGCCAACACACCGTCAAAGCAGGCg tcaatgtggtccctcatgttcgagccgaagacatgcgagcactttctgcacaaactcaaggcgcacgcggataatttctatacggatctgctgaccgagtcgcgggagaagcaggcggccatcctggatgacatagccgcactccgagccgaggccagcgacctcaaccgactcctccatgagacggtggacattggtcagaggcccgacgatgtgcaactgatcatatggcagctgaagctggacaaaagcattgagcatctgcgcgaggagctctcgaaacgtcgggcggagatcggggagctgctgctccagcaggagcagctctgcgaagagctgagcgcactgccgctccctctactggcggacccgctgcccctgcccgatgagatggacggctttcgcgaccatctcgacaacctgcgctctcagcgcgcagtgcgccagacggagctggaccagctgcgcaaagccatcaagcatgacatgaagatgctcgagcagatgccccagaccgatgcagaggatcgcctactgaacgatctgagccacaatctaacaccagagacactagagcggctgcggcagatgcgcagcagttatgccgagcagatccaggagctgcgctccaaaatccatgacatgcgcgagaagatctacgtgctgtgggatcgcctccaggagacggacgagagcgccatgcgacgagtgcgcgagtgcaccgagaatacgcagcgcacctatgacatcctccattcggagctgcagcgctgccaggcactgcgcagccagaacctcaagacgttcatcgagcagctgcgcgtcgagataagcaagtggtgggatctaacgctcaagagccagcaggagcgcaagcgtttctccaactactacaataagtattacaacgaagacctgttggagctgcacgagctggagctggatgatctgaagagcttctacacgtgcaacaaggagattttcgatcTGTGCGAGAGCCGTGCAGAACTTTGGTCCCGCATGCAGGCTATAGGGGCAAAGGCCAACGAGCCGAATCGTTTCAACAATCGTGGCGGCCAGTTCCTTAAAGGGGAAAAGGAACGCAAGGCCATCACCTCGAAGCTGCCCaagattgagcagcagatcactgaactggtgcacgcccatgaggtgcaatcgcatggcccgtatctggtttatggcgagaacatactggagctgatggctggcgaatgggagaactatcggcaggccaagcagagctcggcccgCAAGAAGGCTTCGCCCACCACGaggacgggcagcagcagcaaattgatgatgccaccgccgactgccggttcaacggcccctcgcac CTGTCATAGAGAACGAAGTATTGATAATGGCATGGAAGAGGATCTACCTTTGAACATGTAG
- the LOC117194584 gene encoding probable cytochrome P450 12a5, mitochondrial, producing the protein MVPLSLLSSEEHFLKAAEFLPERWIRNATDSNGQCPANDLKLKNPFVFLPFGFGPRMCVGKRIVDMELELGIAGLIRNFSIEFNHPTENAFRSSLINLPNSKHISHPKLLACGHVANPR; encoded by the coding sequence ATGGTTCCCCTGAGCTTGCTATCAAGCGAGGAGCACTTCCTCAAGGCTGCTGAGTTCCTGCCAGAACGTTGGATTCGTAACGCCACAGACTCCAACGGGCAATGCCCGGCaaatgacttgaagctgaagaaTCCGTTTGTGTTCTTGCCCTTCGGATTTGGACCCCGGATGTGCGTTGGAAAGCGCATCGTGGACATGGAGCTCGAGCTGGGCATCGCTGGACTCATTCGGAACTTTAGCATCGAGTTCAATCATCCCACGGAGAACGCTTTCCGCTCCTCCCTGATCAATTTGCCCAACagtaaacacatttctcatcCTAAATTATTGGCATGTGGCCATGTGGCGAATCCACGATGA